The Chitinimonas arctica region TCCTGCCGGTGCTCTGTACGTGAGCGGCGAATATGCCGAAGCCGATATCGCCATGTCGATCCGTCCCCTGACCTGGGGTGGTTGCGGCACTGCTTGTTCCGGTTCGTCGCGCTATATGTGCTGTTGATTTTCTAGGGTAGCGCCGACAGGCCGGCAGCGCCGGCGACGCTCCTTCGTATTATGCGAAGGCGGATATGCCTAAATATTAATTTAACTTTCCGCTTGATAAGCTAGCGGTTAGCGAATGCGCTTGTCGGTGCTCCTTATGCTTATATTAAGTTTTAGCATAAGAAAGGTTTATTGAATGACGGTGTCTGATAAAGACACCAGTAACTTCGATAAATGCCTGGGTTGCCTGATTTCGCCATATATGGACGATCTGGCAACCCGGCTTTTTTCAGTTACTGGGCTGCTGAAGGGGGAGTCGCAGGTCATTTTGGGTGCGACGCAAGATGCCTTGCTGGAAGTGTTGCACGCCAAACTCGGCCGCTTGTTGCTGCTTGAACTGAACGCGGCCCGTGTCACCGGCAAGTTGCATGCCGAGGACCCCGCCCAACGCTGGGCGGAATTCATCGAACTTGCCTCGGCGCGCCCGTTCTGGGACGGGCTGGCGGCGCCGTACCCGACCATGCATCGCCGCGTGGAGGCCGTGATCCGGCACCGCTGCGAGGCATCCTTGACATTCGCCGGCCGCTGGGCCGCCGACCGGCAGGCGCTCGCCAGCCTATGCGGCGAAGCGCCCGGCGCGCTGCTGGAACTGAGTTTTGGCGCGGGCGACAGCCATCAGGGCGGCCAAACCGTCGCGATTGTCCGCTGCGAAGGCGGCCGAGTCGTCTACAAGCCCCGCTCGATGGCCGTCGATATCGCCTTGGCGCGCTTTATCGACGAACTTGCGCCGGCGCATGGCGAGCGCATGACGATCAGCGTGCCGCAGGTATTGTCGCGCGGCGAACATGGCTGGTCGAAATTCGTCCCGCATCGCTATGCGGCGGACGATGCCGAGCTGCGCGACTTCTATCGCGGCATCGGCCATTGGCTGGCCGTGATGCGTTTGCTGGGCGGTAACGACCTGCATGCCGAGAACCTGATCGCCCACGGCGGCAGCCCGGTCGTGGTGGACTGCGAAACCCTGTTCGCACCGCGTCTCCAAGCCCGTCCGTCCGGATTGGGGGAGGCCGGCGACGAGGCCAACCTGCTGGTGAACGAATCGGTACTCAATGTCGGCATGCTGCCTGGCCGTGGCCGCAGCCTCGGCTGGCGCGGCGTCGATGTCTCCAGCGTGGGCATGTTGCCGGGGCAGCAGCCGGTGCTGAACGTACCGGGCATCGTCAATGCCGGCACGGATGATGCCCGCCTGGGCACCACCACCATGGAAATGCCCCGCTCGCAGAACCATCCCAGCCCGGAACCGGCCTTGGGCACCTACTGGCCGGAGGTGCTGGCGGCGTTCGATCAATTGACCGCTACCTTGCAAGATTTGGACGCGACCGGATCGCTGCGTGAACGGTTGAAGGACTTCGAGGACTGCCGCATCCGCTTTGTCCCGCGCCCGACCGAAACCTATGCGGAAATCAGCCGTATGCTCTGGCACCCGGTGTCGCTGCATAAGCCCGGACCGGCGCAGGATCGTGCCTGCCATCTGCTGGCCACCATGGCGATCAATTTCCTCGGGGCGCCATCCGATCCGGCGGTGATCAGCGCCGAGGTCGAAGATCTTCTGGAAGGCGATATCCCCTTCTACACCGCGATTGCCGGCCATGGCGTGCTGGATGGTCCGCGCGGCACCCACTGGCTGCCACCTTGCAACCTGGTGGAAGCGGTGCTGGACGGATGGCGCTCGGCCGACTTCGAACTGGAACGCAAGGTCATCCGCGCCAGCCTGGTGAGCGCCTTTATCGCCGACGGCTGGTATCCGGAGGATGTCTCCATCCTGCCGGAACATCCCCGCCTCGAGCAGCTGGACACCCGTCGCCGGGCGCAAGCCGCCCGCATCGTGGCCGAGCTGATGGCGGCGGCGATTCGCGGCAAGGACGGTACCGCCGCCTGGATCGCGCCCATCATGGGGGTGGATGGCTGGTCGGTACAGACCCTGGAAAACGACCTTTACGGCGGTTCCAGCGGCGTAGCCATCCTGCTGGCCGCCTATTTGAAGGAAGTGGCGGCGGGTCGCGCCGACCCGGTAGAAGGGCTGGACCGTTTGCTGGCCGACGTCCTGCGCTCGCTCGACCTGCTGGAAGACTGGGTCTACAAGGAATGGCAGCGCGCCGGTACGCAGAAGATGCGGCCGCTCCAGCCCGGCGGCTATATCGGCCTCGGTTCGCAGATCTGGACCCGCCTGACGCTGGCGGAGTGGGGCATGGATGGCGGAGAAGGTCTGCGGCGCGCTTGCGAGCTGGCCGAGATGTTGCCGGCCGCCGCCGCCGCGGATGAAGTAAACGACCTGCTGACCGGTCGCAGCGGCGCCATCGTGCCCTTGCTGATGCTGGCCCGCAAAACCGGCGATGCCCGCTACCTGGAGATGGCCTGCGCCATCGGCGAGCAATTGTGCGCGCGGGTCGTGCACAAGGGCGCTGCCGTCTATTGGACGCATGAGCGCTGGCCCAATGGCATCGGCGGCTTTGCCCATGGCGTGACGGGCATAGGCTGGGCCTTGAGCTGGCTGGGACGGGAGTCGGGCCGGCAGGATTTCAGCGATATGGCCAACGCGGCTTTCGCATTCGAGGACAGCCTGTACGACGAGTCGGAACAGAACTGGCTCGATCTGCGCGATCTGCCGGTCAAGAGCGTGGCCGCCTGGTGCCATGGCGCGGTAGGTATCGGCCTGGCGCATCTGCATCTCGACCCGCAACTGCAGGATCCGGCCAACCGGCAGCGCATACGCGTCGCCGCGGCCGCCGCCTGGCGGGTCGGCTTCGGCCAGAACCATTGCCCTTGCCACGGCGACCTGGGTGCCTGGGAATTGCTCGACAGGGCCATGGCGCTGGACGAGGCGCCCGCCGGCTTGAGTCGCGAGCAGGTGATGGGGTTGATACTCTCCAGTATCGAGGAGCACGGCGCCATCAGCGGTATCGCCCGCAATACCTTTGCGCCGGGGTTGCTGTCCGGCCTGGGGGGCGTGGTGTACCAGCTGTTGCGGGCGCACCCGGATTGTCGCCTGCCCTCTGTCCTGACCTTGGGTGGAGGCGGCCTCTGAGCCTGGCTGCCGAAGATAGCACGCTGGAAACACCGTTCTGGCGCATAGACCGGGGCGAGTCCGCGACACCGGGGCTGGCCTCGTTCCTGCGGCGCCTGTC contains the following coding sequences:
- a CDS encoding DUF6229 family protein; this encodes MDNIEAANLVEMWRNEAGDSNPAGALYVSGEYAEADIAMSIRPLTWGGCGTACSGSSRYMCC
- a CDS encoding type 2 lanthipeptide synthetase LanM family protein, whose product is MTVSDKDTSNFDKCLGCLISPYMDDLATRLFSVTGLLKGESQVILGATQDALLEVLHAKLGRLLLLELNAARVTGKLHAEDPAQRWAEFIELASARPFWDGLAAPYPTMHRRVEAVIRHRCEASLTFAGRWAADRQALASLCGEAPGALLELSFGAGDSHQGGQTVAIVRCEGGRVVYKPRSMAVDIALARFIDELAPAHGERMTISVPQVLSRGEHGWSKFVPHRYAADDAELRDFYRGIGHWLAVMRLLGGNDLHAENLIAHGGSPVVVDCETLFAPRLQARPSGLGEAGDEANLLVNESVLNVGMLPGRGRSLGWRGVDVSSVGMLPGQQPVLNVPGIVNAGTDDARLGTTTMEMPRSQNHPSPEPALGTYWPEVLAAFDQLTATLQDLDATGSLRERLKDFEDCRIRFVPRPTETYAEISRMLWHPVSLHKPGPAQDRACHLLATMAINFLGAPSDPAVISAEVEDLLEGDIPFYTAIAGHGVLDGPRGTHWLPPCNLVEAVLDGWRSADFELERKVIRASLVSAFIADGWYPEDVSILPEHPRLEQLDTRRRAQAARIVAELMAAAIRGKDGTAAWIAPIMGVDGWSVQTLENDLYGGSSGVAILLAAYLKEVAAGRADPVEGLDRLLADVLRSLDLLEDWVYKEWQRAGTQKMRPLQPGGYIGLGSQIWTRLTLAEWGMDGGEGLRRACELAEMLPAAAAADEVNDLLTGRSGAIVPLLMLARKTGDARYLEMACAIGEQLCARVVHKGAAVYWTHERWPNGIGGFAHGVTGIGWALSWLGRESGRQDFSDMANAAFAFEDSLYDESEQNWLDLRDLPVKSVAAWCHGAVGIGLAHLHLDPQLQDPANRQRIRVAAAAAWRVGFGQNHCPCHGDLGAWELLDRAMALDEAPAGLSREQVMGLILSSIEEHGAISGIARNTFAPGLLSGLGGVVYQLLRAHPDCRLPSVLTLGGGGL